The genomic region CCGTCAGGCCAGGCAGCACATTTGTTTACTTGTCGCGGGCGTGATCGGTGACGCGTTGGCGGGCCTGATGCAGGTGATAGCGCATCATCAGTTCGGCACTATTGCCGTCATGGCCAAGGATCGCATCATAGATCTGGCGGTGTTCGGAAAGCACCTTTTGCGCACGCTCGGCCGAGCCACCGCGCGTGATATTAAGCGCCACGCGCATGGATTTGGACATCACTTCATGCAGGGAGTTAAGGATGGTAACGAAAATCTCGTTGCCGCTGGCGCGTGCAATTGCCATGTGAAAGGCCAGATCGGCCTTATCGGCAATATCACCGGCCGATACCCCGTCTTCGAGCATCTTGAGCGCATTTTCAATTTCGCGATGATGGCGGGGGCTGGAGCGTTCGGCAGCCATGCGGGCCGTTGTGCCCTCGATCGCGGAACGTGCTTCAAAGCAGCGCAGAAGCCCCGCGACATCACTGACTCCGCCAAACTCGATCAAACCTTGTGGCGGGCGTTTTTTTACAAACGACCCAACACCCTGGCGGGCATAGACCAGTCCATCAGATTGCAGTTTGCGCAAAGCTTCGCGCACAACCGGACGCGACACGCCAAAGGACGCACAGATTTCATTTTCCGAGGGCAGCTTGGCACCTTCGGCAAGGTTGCCCGAGATGATCTGTTCAAGGATCTGACCATAAAGCTGATCGGCAAGCTTTTCGCGCTTCTGAACCCTTAAAAGCAATTCCGACATCCGTCCCCCGGACTTGTTATCTTGTAAAACTTACTTGTAAGTTTTTATCGATAAACTTCTGGTCGGTAAAGCCTTTGCCGATCTGCCCGCCGTTTCGGATCAATCCACCAGCGAATAGTCGCGGTTGCCCGGTTTGCCGAAAACCTCATCCTCGTCGACCAAGTCGTTATCGGGTGTCTCAAGCAAGGTCGGGATCAGCGTCATGGTCCCGGTCAGCGTCTGGTTGTTATCAAGCACGACAAG from Thalassospira indica harbors:
- a CDS encoding FadR/GntR family transcriptional regulator, yielding MSELLLRVQKREKLADQLYGQILEQIISGNLAEGAKLPSENEICASFGVSRPVVREALRKLQSDGLVYARQGVGSFVKKRPPQGLIEFGGVSDVAGLLRCFEARSAIEGTTARMAAERSSPRHHREIENALKMLEDGVSAGDIADKADLAFHMAIARASGNEIFVTILNSLHEVMSKSMRVALNITRGGSAERAQKVLSEHRQIYDAILGHDGNSAELMMRYHLHQARQRVTDHARDK